In Sciurus carolinensis chromosome 4, mSciCar1.2, whole genome shotgun sequence, the sequence aaaatgtttGCTGTAtataattacaattttaaatttacattgaACTTCTCAAATGAAGGAcattgtttatacatatatatagtatactTTATGGTAGTAATATCATTTCCAACACAGAAATGGCAGATAGTATCTCACACATTCCTTTGTAATTTATGGGTACCTCACATGGAAAGTCAAGAGAAGGCATCAGGGCAATGATTTTGAATCTCATTGTTCTAGGAATGCAGAGTAGATTtcttgttagcacaaaaagaccaggtAGGACGCAAATCTCACAcgtcatctcagctctttattcagggggatgaaatggtgccTGTGGACCCCTcttctggtggaaaatgagccactcaacaaagaaagggactgggtttacataggttattttgaggggtggtctagtgaacatatgTCAGTTTTGCTTAGTCAGGAATGTGAGCCTTTTGGTCAAGGTCTGTGGATAGTGCCTAAGAGGATTTTGCTTTGGAGGAGATGACGCCTCCtagaaactacttttttttttttttggtggtgctgggggtttgaacccagggccttatgcttttgaggcaagcactctaccaactgagctatatccccagcccaagactgtTTCCTTTTGAGGATGATAAAACATACTGTTTGCCTGCAGCCAGCATCTAGAGAACATTTTtcttgggagatgaaagctgtcaaTGCGTGGCCTTcattttcacttccttttctttttctcagaactcagtatttcttattctccaaatccatcatTTCTCCCCACTTAGTTTGGGACTGTTGTTTTATACTGAATATTTAAACTCTTAGACTGAAAATAATTTGGATTGAAATTTAATAATTGCTTTTTGGCTAACCccccttcccattttttttcaatgtaaaagTAAACTTTTGCTATAAACGAAGCAGCAAGAAAGAAGCTTTTGAAGTTAACCACCATAAGAAGCAACCATGCCTATAGAAGGAGGAAAAACAGATATGGAGAGGATTGGCCTCTTCAGTGAGATGGAATATATTACAGTTGGTGACAAATATATGTCACCATTTAATCGTGAGTATAGTTGGTATATTTCTATAGGCAAATAGTGGTCATTACCTAGAAattgcaaatttaatttttaaattcaatatttaatttaaattaaaaatgatatttttaatggtctatattttaaagtattgagCTCTAAAGTTGACTAACTTGTGGCATTGCAATAGTTATGAGAGAACTTAATTTATAAGAGTAGGAAGCTCATTTGATTGGGCTACCTTGCCCTCATAGGTGATTTTACCTCTCTCCTTCTAAGAAGGCTATCCATTATCACTTTCCTGGAAAGTGAGATGCTCTATGAATAGCCAAGGAAATTTTTAGGACAATCATaacaaaaagacttaaaataaatatacacttTTAATATCTCATTTAAGCATTTGGATGTCCAATGACTTCTGTGTAACAAAAAAGATATGGAGCTATCTCaaagaaaaattgttaaataaaaaaaatggagggactggggagatagctcggttggtagagtgcttgctttgtaagcacaaggccctgggttcgatccccagcacccccccccaaaaaaaaaatggagaacagtgtatttattatgttaaatattaaaatgagaatattcatGAAAAATGTCTGGACATTCTGTGGAAgacaaaattaatatcaatgctTGTTCTATTGTAGACGAACTGAATGGTCAAGTATAGGAAGAAGATTTATTGTGATATCAAATTGGAAAGTATCTGAATGTGTGatcttttcaaaattcaaattaaaaaaatcactgatgcAAATTTACATTTCAATAACCCCTTGAAATAAGGGTTATATGCACTTCAACAAGTTCTTCACATTTTGGAAAGACTTCCTAAACTAAGCCCTCTTAGgaccaaattattaaaaatctaaatatttacaaaaacagcCTTCAGAAATTTGTGTGGGGGGGCTAGTATTTCATTATAGAAATACcacaattttttattggttcataatagttatatataacattaggattcattttgacataatttttttttaattatttaagacCTTTATTAACAGGTGCTTGCagtttgttgacttttttgaaaaaatcaagttgtaaacttttattacaaattaaaaatgaagttcttaaaaatctcaacttgaccagatatgaaacaatttaaaaacctttaaaggtgTATTGAGAAAAAccaggcttttttaaaaaacacgtTTGCCATTACCAAAAAGAGACATctttaggtaaaaataataaaaaccccaTGCTGCATAGATAATGCAGATAGTTCTAGTTATCTGGTCAACGGGCAAAAAGCAAGCACTTAAGGTCTTCAGCTCCaatcttttgttcatttcttattGCTGGAATTTCATATTCACTTCTTCTTCTTGGATGTCTAAACCGGACGATGGTAGCGATGGTAAGCCGGCATTTACTCAGCCCCGCCCTGCTCAGCCTCGGGAGCGGACGAATTCTCAGCTGGTGGATCGGCTGCTTTTGTCTCTTTGCCATCTTGTGGTTTAGGGTTTTCTGGGCGTCTGCGTTGGTGATTGAAGTTGCGGCGGTACCGACGTTGAGGTGGCTGCTGACCTTGGGTCTCATCTCCttgattttctttatcctcttcATTGCCATCCTCTCTAGGCTGTCTTTGGCGAGGAGGGCCCCTGCGGAATCGTGGGCTATAACCCCGATACATGTTCTGTCTCACTGGTCCACCTTGTTCTCCTGCACCCTGGTTGTCAGCACCCTCCATCACTTCTCCCTGCTCAGGAGGGTTGGAATCCTGTGGTCGACGCCCATAGGGTCTCCGCGTGCAGTAAGGCGGGGACCTTGGCCTGCGTTGGGGCCGGCGTTGTTGGCCTGGCCTTGGGAGCACTCTCCGATCCCTCATTCTTTTCCCCACTCTCGCTGTTCTGACAATTCTGCTGGTAATTGCGTGGAGGACCCCTACGGCGTGGGTAGCGTCTGTAATGGTTACGGTCGGCTGCGTATCTACTGCCTTGAACTGGAACTCCACCAGGGCCTGTACCATTTGCTGCCTCCGCACCCTTTTCCCCTTCAACAACATCAAACTCCACAGTCTCTCCATCTCCTGCACTGCGAAGGTACTTCCTGgggttattcttctttatggcagtcTGGTGTACAAATACATCTTCCCTGGTGTCATTCCTGTTGATGAAACCATATCCGTTTCTTACACTGAACCATTTTACTGTTCCCAAAACCTTCGTTGCGATGACCTTCTTGTCCCCGCCGGCAGGCGCCGCCGATGTCAGGCCGCCGGGCCGCCGCTCCCTGCGACGCTGCCCGTGGTGCGGGGCTTGGTGTCGGCAGCGCTGAGGGCCGGGCGGCGGGCGGCTGCTGGGTCTCGGCCTCGCTGCTCAGGGTTGCGGTGACGGTGACTGGGGCCGGCCGCGGCAGCTGCGGCTCCTCCCGGGGTGTGATGGTAACTaggccggcggcggcggcggggctgCTCAGGGCTCTCTGGGGTCCGCTCTCCGCTCCCGCTACCGATCcttgacataattttaaatgtatgcaCTGTAATTGGCTCCAATTCAATCACCAGTTCTTATTCTCACCCACTTCCTCCCACTcccttgttccctttcttctactctactcatctatttatttacatttttaaaacattagtgtTTTGTGGATATACATAGTAGTAAAATTCACcatattattttacattactGCATATATTTACATTAGAAAGTTAGGTaatattcattccactgtttttccctcCTCCTCGATCCCCTTCTTCAACTCccctgatctttcttttattttgatgagaattccccccccccccatttcttttctctctctcccgctctttctctccctcctcctttcacCCTTATTTTAAACTAGTTtctgcatatcacagaaaacattcaacctttgactttctgtgtctggcttaatTCACTTGCATtgtagtctccaattccatccatttaccagcaaatgacataatttcattctttttgatggctgagtaatactccattgtacatatatcccacattttctttatccattagtctgttgaagggtacctaggttgattctatagtctggctattgtgaattgtgctgctataaacattgatgtgaaaTGCCACAAATATTAAATCTGTTCAGTTGATAGAAATTTGAGTTGTTCCTTGTTTTTGATTATTAACAATGAAACTACTGTGAACATTCTTGTTCATATCGTTTAGAGAACATTAGCCCTCAAAGTCTTGAGCATATACCTCGGAGGGGAATTGTTTCTCTTCAGCCTCCACACATACTCTTACTGACATCACACACCAACAGCTTCCTAGTATGTAGCTAGAGAAACATTGGGTTAAATAAATGTTAAGGTCTCATCCAGTTCCAAAATTCAGTGTATTACAAGAAATCATGTTCAGCATTTTAGTGAAATCTTCTCAGGTCTTAATGTCAATATAGCCTTTAACACAGAGCTTTCAGTGAACATTTGAAACAACATTTATTTTAGAGCTCAAACTCAGAATTGTCACAAAgtacatttggaaaattttctgttttctccatgtCCCTTAATTACTAGTCAGCTCAAATTTATACTATggccaatttatttttaaagggccCTTCAATGAGGCTGCAAGCAAAAATAGACAGATGCTACCTGGGGGAACCAAAGAAATGTCAAATCTCCAGGCAGGTTATTTTGATCCCCAATTCATAAGAATTTTTGAAGGTGAAGGCTACGTAAGTCTAAATCAAGTGAGAAGACGGCATATGATGGAAGAAGCCAAAAAAAATCTTGCCAAAGCCTTCCTCCCTAGTAATGGAGATAAAAAACCGTAAGTGTTTTGTGGAGGTGGGGAGTCTTAAATAGATCTCTTGCATCTTTATCTCTTTCACCTAAAGAAAATTATTATCTTTATCTCTTTCAcctaaagaaaattatttatttttctataggaCTTATGGAAGATTAATTTTTAAGTGtgttttttttggttggtttatCTTAGATGGAGATAGCTATATTGGATGATTTAgatagataatttaaaatataatctcatATTAATTTTTGATTATGTCACTgttctccatgtgtttatataataaaagccataaaataacaaaaacaattcaaaaacctTGCAAAAGTCAGGTCTGCCTTGAGTCGTTCTATTTCTTTTGACTATTGTTTTCTgtttaaacaacttttaaaaagtgtaaataaaAATGTGCAGATAGGAGAAAtgctttatttgaaaaaaataatttatcaaaaatatattatttttaaatcactgtgaAGCTGCACTCATGGAGATTAACGAAATTTCAATTTTGACTGTTGTCCATAtgaaagtacatttttttcttaccattAAATCATTACCTTAGTAAGTTAAGACCATGTTGTCTGtgttataatatgtaatatagctaaaattttaaatttggttttcattCATGCTCAGTAGCTTTGACTctctcaatttaaaatttatggtaGGTGGGAACTGATTAAAGTTTAACTTTGCGCTTTATTGCTGTATTTTCTTGAGATCAGTGAAAACTTCATCTCTATAACTTAGTCTTCCTTCTAATATAACAGGTAATCTTGTCTTCTCAGCCAAAATTATTGCCTTTATTAAGAATGgggaatttcttcttttctgttatcattaggttttttctttttcccaccttTTCACCTTGTTTAGTtaccttttttgctgctgtgactaaatgatctgaccagcacaattatagaggagggaaggtttatttgagggttcatggtttcagaagtctcagtccatagaaggccgccTCCAGTCCTttggactcaaggtgaggcagaacatcatggcggaagagtgtggcggagggaagcaactcacatcatcaaaaagcagagagagagagaatccacactccagatacaaaatatatactccaaagccttgccccaattccaatctcctccagccacaccctaccactttaattaattccatcaaggattaattcactgattgggttaagactcttagaacccaatcatttctcctctgaaccttcctgcagtgtctcacatgtgagcttttgggggacacctcacagccaaaccataacacacctTTTCACACTTTGACTTGaatatcattactttttaaaattatctctgtttctTAGAGTTATTCACTTCTCcttagatataaattttaaaaattattattttcctttgtctttcatttctttttcatgtaatctatatattttgccttttaaataaCTGTTTCCTGATTTTCAGTCTTTCTCCCACCTGTGATACACATGGACTCAGGTGGTAATAATAATCGAGAATTTCTACCTTAATACATTAGTTTATAATATGCTTATATTAATTTGTCagtcaagaaataatttttttttgaagttgttaacattttattcctttcctcCTATACTATtcaatagaaaatagaaattaaataactcCAGAAATCTGAGAtcatatccaaaagaaataattttttgatagactaactttcctttctcttaaaagcttataaatatgtgaaaaatacctATAATTTAGTGGTGTACAaaaagtatatctaaaaagagaaaTTGGTGGCATAAATAAGAAAGCCTCATATAGACGTTTATTCAACACCAAATTATGGAACAATagtcatattttttctcttcatgattattttattcatctctctgctggactttaaaaatattttatttttgattagcatgtattaattatacatattaatttggTTCAGCATGATATTTGAACACATGTATACAGTATGTGTGGATCAAATCCAGCCTCCCTCTATCCACTCTCCTCCTGATCATAGGCATTTAATAAATTCCGAATGTAGTGACTTACATTATTTGCATTACATCACATCTTAGATAAGTTATGCTTTTCCAGAATTGTCCTTTTCTCTGCAATATCACTTCTTTACTTCCTTATTATATTTTAGAATGTTATGACATATGTTCATAAGGAGGGATTAATGAAAATGAGTAACCTCTCCTAACTTTATTTGTAGGTTGAAGATAATAAGTAATCAGTGTTCATGTCtttctaatttttgaaattttaaatataaatgcatagtgtcatctttttataataatgtttcattttttggCAGACCATTTTCTGATGATTACAACTTTTTTACTTCAATGACAACTTGGAAATTAGAGATTATGACTGATTAGCAATAGTTATCCTTTTGATTgtgcaaaatttaaagaaaacatttgtcaaaataataaaggactgAGTAATAAATAGTTGGATTACCTAGATATTGTGTGCCCAGAAAAATCTAACATTAAGGTTGAAGAAAagattggttaattttttttcctacagtagTAAGGgcaaaccaaaaattaaaaaattaaaccaaaattcCATAAGATTCAATTTACCATCAGCAgtgaaacataattttaaatatgtatttttgaaagtGTAGTTTTTAATGAGTGGATGATCAAAAGACATTCACCATTTGTTAGCTAACTTGCATTAAGATGCATAGAGATTTGTGTTATTTCTAAAGGAATGGGAACTATTCTAACTTACTAAAGATTATGGAGTTTTATTTATATggaacatttgaaataaatataaaaatattaaaaacatatctTGAAATTTGTAactttgaaaatgaggaaaatcaagttagattaaaaactaaaaactttttttttttcttactggagTTAGGCAAGTCGGTTCCTCTGtaccttttttctcctttttcgctcttttaaaaaattgtactaaAATACATGTAAGATTAAGTTAGCCATTTTAACCTCTTCCTTTcaaaaaataactgtatttaaGATGTGGACTGGGTAGCTACTATGGAACAATAGGTGGTCCAGTCCCATTCTTCAGTGCACAAGCAAAACCCAGGGAAAAATACATGCCGCCCGGAAAGAATTTATACACAAATCCAGGAAAGAAAGGAACCGGATATGggtaagatatttttaatattttcctatcatgttttgaaacttaaaaaaatttctgaaccCTGAAGTCACCATTACTTATTTCCCTCCCTTAGCTATGCAAATATTACCATAGGTAAACAGTTTTCACACTCTTCCGACTTATATGATGTAGCAAGACAAAATTATAAGGTaaaataatctatttaaatttttttaactcttttatttggtttactTTGAGAATTTACTTATTATCTAATTAAGTTTTGTTCTGTTCTATTTGTGTGATGGGGACAATAGAGACTGATGTTTATCAATTGTAATAATCTTACCTTTTTGATATTAGATTTCCACATCTTCTTGTAGATCCTCTTGGCACTTGCCAGGATAAATTTTATCTCCTGCTGTAGTTGATCATATCTGTCTCACATTTCTCTCTTAACTAGCTGTGAGACATGTTGACTTGACCTAATCGATTATGTTCTGTTTCAAGGGAAGAGTCATATCCTATCCCTTAGCCCCTTAGCCATACTCCCATCCCACACTAATATCTTGTGCCTGAGAAAGTAATGATAACTCTTTTGGGGTGAGTGTATAGGATGGAGTGATGGGATGGTGGGAGAAAGAGGAGGGTAGAGAATTGATGAATATCTacaggggagagggaaaggatCTGAGAAAACTTCCCACTGTATTAAATAGTAGCAGTAAAAACTAAAACATACTGGCATATAACCTTTACATTTGTTTTACACAGTATTTTACATATAACAAAACATGTTCAGTTATGTGGGGGGCATTTACCTACGATTAAATCTTACAGGAGCacttataaattttagaatgagatcaatatagatacatacatatatattttttctactaGGGATTTAACTCACAGGcaatttgccactgagctacatccccaaccctttaattttttttttttttaatcttgagacagggtctcactaaattgtttagggcttcattaagttgctgcagctgaccttgaacttgcaatcctcttgtctcagcctctctagccactagggattataggcatgtatcacctTACCTGGCAAAAGatcaagataatttaaaaatatcaatgtaaCTTAAAGAAAGCTGGTATAGTAGTGAAAAGTCAAGTTAGTTTGTACTTAAAACAGAAATGGCCATCACTttcttaggtttctttttttttttcaacttgcaGTCTTCAATAACTTTGCTGTGCTGATTTTAATTGGTGGCTGAGAGTTAGGATGGTGGCCAGTTTTGCAAGGGGGTATGTCCAAATCCAGGAAAAGTTTTTAATGAAGTTGGATAGAAtgttttgtcatttgaaaataagaagCTCTACTTGTGTATAAGGATTACGCagtttatataaaattgtatgcAAACTACTTTTCATCTACAGAAATAATAATGTAtactacctacctacctacctacaatGTAATTTTTTCAGAGACTCAGTAAGTAGTCTTTCATCCTAagcttttcattttcagaatatattatACATGTCAGAAATTTTGTGTACCTGgatttcctaaaataatttctGAGGGTAATTGGAAGAAtatatcttgttttttctttccgtATTTTAAGAGATCACTCCATTGTGTTTTTGCTTAAATTATTTATGAAGAGAAATCTGCTGTCATGCTTATGTTTGTTCATTTGAATATAGTATGTCTTTTCTctggctatttaaaaaaatcactcaagcaatttgattatgatgtgcctggggtttttttttttcacacttctTGTACTTGGAGTTCATTAAATTTCTTTGATTGTGActttatggttttttaaaaaatcagatttgaatattttcagcCAATATTTCTTCAGCTTACAAAAAAAatccctcttctttttcctctcaaaGATTCCAATTACATGTGTATTAGGTATCTTGAAATTGTCTACAACTTAACAATGccctattactttttaaaatagtctttgaTTCCTTCTCTATAGTTCTCTATTGCCATATCTTCCAGATAATTAATCTATTATAAATTTCCAGTCTGCTGTTCATGCtatccaatgtatttttaaatatcataattGTGGTTTTGTTCTGTAGAAGTTtgatttgaatgtttttaatatCTCACATGTCTCCACTTAATTTGGGGAGCATATGGAACATAGTTATAATTACTATTTAATGCCCTTCTCTGATAATTCTGAGTTAGTTCTGTATTTTGAACAAC encodes:
- the C4H4orf47 gene encoding UPF0602 protein C4orf47 homolog isoform X1; the encoded protein is MPIEGGKTDMERIGLFSEMEYITVGDKYMSPFNRPFNEAASKNRQMLPGGTKEMSNLQAGYFDPQFIRIFEGEGYVSLNQVRRRHMMEEAKKNLAKAFLPSNGDKKPCGLGSYYGTIGGPVPFFSAQAKPREKYMPPGKNLYTNPGKKGTGYGYANITIGKQFSHSSDLYDVARQNYKKDNEEHHQLLKGAPFKLNLYPRDYFDTNPYFTEKPLPPIKKDEKKEVLPSPFKPSSPGKKPGGMKAGTFEPYPSHSSDPYMVKTGKEVLRKEDKVFHPPSGPKSRPIESIMTLNVKRSLNMKNYKTASVQSY
- the C4H4orf47 gene encoding UPF0602 protein C4orf47 homolog isoform X2, translated to MLPGGTKEMSNLQAGYFDPQFIRIFEGEGYVSLNQVRRRHMMEEAKKNLAKAFLPSNGDKKPCGLGSYYGTIGGPVPFFSAQAKPREKYMPPGKNLYTNPGKKGTGYGYANITIGKQFSHSSDLYDVARQNYKKDNEEHHQLLKGAPFKLNLYPRDYFDTNPYFTEKPLPPIKKDEKKEVLPSPFKPSSPGKKPGGMKAGTFEPYPSHSSDPYMVKTGKEVLRKEDKVFHPPSGPKSRPIESIMTLNVKRSLNMKNYKTASVQSY